In the Verrucomicrobiia bacterium genome, GCGGGATTGTCCGGATCCCCCCGCGGGTCCGCCAGTTGGGCAAGATTGAAATTCAGGGCGGCGTGCTTGATCCCCAGCGCCAGGGCGTCATCCACCATTTGCACCTGCAGCCCCTTCTTGGACGAAACCACGGGAAAGGGTTCCGGGTTGGGAGCCGCCGTGAGCCACCAACCGCACAACACCAGGAGCCACGGAACGCGTCTGAAGACCGGCGGGATTGGCACGGGCATCCGACGCCGGAAACGCCCGGATCCTTCGACGGAAGGCGGCTATTGCGGTCCGGACGCCGGCTGCACGGCCAGCGCCCGGCCGCCGCCAAACACCAGCGTTCTCAACCCGGCGCGATGGACCTCCGGATCCAGGCTGGGTCCGATCAGCACCGCGATGGGATCGGGATGCGGTGTGGCCGGAAACTCCTCGATCACATGGTGTCCCCACACGGTCTGAAAAAGGAACAGACGCTCCGGAGCATGGGTAAAGCGCACAAATCCCTTGGCCCGGACCACCTGCCTCGGATCCAGTCCGGCAAGGAAGGCCTCGAATTTCGAGCGATCCACCGGCACCGGAAACCGCCAGGTCACGCTCTGGTAGGTGGTATGCAAGTGGGCCCTCGGAGCCGCAAGGGCGACGTCCGGCCCCGCGTCCATGGGAATCACCGCCTGCGCGGGCGGACGCATCCACAATGCCCGCAGATCCGGCAGCCCGAACGGAAGCTTCACGACGTCCGCCGACGGGTTCACCGCACGCAGGGCCTCCAGGACCGCGGCGGCGGCCGCGGGCGTCAGCCGATCACACCGCGACACCGCAACGACGTGCGCGAACTCGACCTGCCGGCGGGCCAGCACGCGCTCCCCAATGTCCCCCTCGGCGCCCGCATACCACTCGCCGTTCACCACGGTGACCACCGCCTGCAGACGCACGGCAGGCAACAGGTCGGGATCCGTCAGCACGTCAATGATGTTGTCCGGATCCGCCAGCCCGCTCGTCTCCACGACGAGGCCGTCGCAGGCCCCCTCGCGCACCAGGCGGGTCACGGCATTGGGCAGTTCGTTGTCCGGGGCGCAGCAGACGCAGCCGCCCGCCACTTGTTGCAGCGGGAGCCCCGGGCGACCGATCAGCCGGGAGTCCACGCTGTCCGCACCGAACTCGTTCATCACCACGCCAAGCCGGCGTCCGGTGGCCGGCGACTCCTCGAGCCATCGCAGCAGCAGGGTGGTCTTGCCGGCGCCAAGGAAGCCGGTGAGCAGGACGAGCGGGAGGGGTTCGGGGGACATGACGGGTTACCAGTCGTAGTTGAAGCTGATGCTGATGCGTTCAGCGGCCACCGGGTTGGCGGTCACCTCGTGTCGCAGCCAGCTTTCGAAGA is a window encoding:
- a CDS encoding GTP-binding protein, with the protein product MSPEPLPLVLLTGFLGAGKTTLLLRWLEESPATGRRLGVVMNEFGADSVDSRLIGRPGLPLQQVAGGCVCCAPDNELPNAVTRLVREGACDGLVVETSGLADPDNIIDVLTDPDLLPAVRLQAVVTVVNGEWYAGAEGDIGERVLARRQVEFAHVVAVSRCDRLTPAAAAAVLEALRAVNPSADVVKLPFGLPDLRALWMRPPAQAVIPMDAGPDVALAAPRAHLHTTYQSVTWRFPVPVDRSKFEAFLAGLDPRQVVRAKGFVRFTHAPERLFLFQTVWGHHVIEEFPATPHPDPIAVLIGPSLDPEVHRAGLRTLVFGGGRALAVQPASGPQ